The following are from one region of the Arcobacter defluvii genome:
- a CDS encoding TonB-dependent siderophore receptor translates to MKRNIKNPLLLSLCAIITLNNHLHSEEKLEQIFIYENKLFNTTEGTNSYTTGSMNTSTKLDLSIKDTPQSVSVVTTQELKDKNITTNQKLLEEIPGITLNRVDESISPTSRGFAIDYFKIDGMTQYGFSSSSDLDLAMFDRIEIVRGANGLTTGSGNPAISLNYIRKHANSKEFKGDLTLSAGSWDNYLSMIDVSSALNEKGNIRGRIIVKHQEEDSFMNKYEKEKNLLYGIIDVDLTDTTYFSVGGSFEKLDKNGVAWGGLPAFDINNNRIDFNRSQSVTEDWTYTNTQTTSFFTNVEQYITDKISLNANYSFANKEKESKLLWFMGQLDTTDGSGMSAKAYEGESRVSDESFDLNSKIPFTIANLDQEFILGYSYNKYATLKNKVAYLNDWDEISIPNFYNYYIEEIYPKNSEIIYRPLNHTTQTAFYINQKISLLENLKLILGARLSKYTLINEDPRYKSRTFRDELTPYAGIVYNINEQHSIYVSYTDIFQPQSQRDINDNYLDPIVGKNYETGIKGEYFDGKLNSSFSLFKILQDNVAESIDGVYIPGTSTQAYRAAKGVESKGFDFILAGNITDKLNIKYGISNFSAENAQGEKYSTKSSRTTSNLFTTYKIGDFKIGAGLNYKSRFYTGEGKSLIEQKSYILTNALLAYDVDKNSKIQLNINNIFDKKYYEGIGSDGMIYGAPRNGFLTYKYIF, encoded by the coding sequence ATGAAAAGAAATATAAAAAATCCTCTTTTGCTCTCATTATGCGCAATAATTACTTTAAATAACCATCTTCATTCTGAAGAAAAATTAGAACAAATATTTATTTATGAAAATAAATTATTTAATACAACAGAAGGAACAAACTCTTATACAACTGGTTCTATGAATACATCAACAAAACTTGATTTATCAATAAAAGATACTCCACAATCTGTAAGTGTTGTGACAACACAAGAATTAAAAGATAAGAATATTACTACAAATCAAAAATTATTAGAAGAGATTCCTGGAATTACACTTAATAGAGTTGATGAAAGTATTAGTCCAACATCAAGAGGTTTTGCAATAGATTATTTCAAAATTGATGGTATGACTCAATATGGTTTTTCATCTTCAAGTGATTTAGATTTAGCAATGTTTGACCGTATTGAAATAGTAAGAGGTGCAAATGGCTTAACAACTGGTTCTGGTAATCCTGCAATTAGTTTAAACTATATTAGAAAACATGCAAATAGTAAAGAATTTAAAGGTGATTTAACTTTAAGTGCAGGTTCTTGGGATAATTATTTATCAATGATTGATGTTTCATCTGCATTAAATGAAAAAGGAAATATAAGAGGAAGAATTATCGTAAAACATCAAGAAGAAGACTCTTTTATGAATAAATATGAAAAAGAAAAAAATTTATTATATGGAATAATTGATGTTGATTTAACAGACACAACATATTTTTCAGTTGGTGGGTCTTTTGAAAAATTAGATAAAAATGGTGTAGCTTGGGGAGGACTTCCTGCATTTGATATAAATAATAATAGAATAGATTTTAATCGTTCTCAATCTGTTACAGAAGATTGGACTTATACAAATACTCAAACTACATCTTTTTTCACAAATGTAGAACAATATATTACAGATAAAATTTCATTAAATGCAAATTATAGTTTTGCTAATAAAGAAAAAGAGTCTAAATTGTTATGGTTTATGGGACAATTAGATACTACTGATGGAAGTGGAATGTCTGCAAAAGCTTATGAAGGAGAATCAAGAGTAAGTGATGAAAGTTTTGATTTAAATTCAAAAATTCCATTTACTATTGCTAATTTGGATCAAGAATTTATTTTAGGATATTCATACAATAAATATGCAACTTTAAAAAACAAAGTAGCATATTTAAATGATTGGGATGAAATTAGTATTCCAAATTTTTATAATTATTACATTGAAGAAATATACCCAAAAAATTCAGAGATAATATATAGACCACTAAATCATACAACTCAAACAGCCTTTTATATAAATCAGAAAATCTCACTGTTAGAAAATTTAAAGCTGATATTAGGTGCAAGATTATCAAAATATACTCTAATAAATGAAGATCCAAGATATAAATCAAGAACATTTAGAGATGAACTAACTCCATATGCTGGTATTGTTTATAATATAAATGAACAACACTCTATTTATGTAAGTTATACTGATATTTTTCAACCTCAATCCCAAAGAGATATTAATGATAACTATTTAGATCCTATTGTAGGTAAAAACTATGAAACGGGAATTAAAGGAGAATATTTTGATGGAAAATTAAATTCTTCATTTTCTTTATTTAAAATTCTACAAGATAATGTTGCAGAATCAATAGATGGAGTTTATATCCCTGGAACTTCTACCCAAGCTTATAGAGCAGCAAAAGGTGTTGAGAGTAAAGGTTTTGATTTTATTTTAGCAGGGAATATTACTGATAAATTAAATATAAAATATGGTATCTCAAATTTTTCAGCTGAAAATGCACAAGGTGAAAAATATTCTACGAAGTCATCAAGAACTACATCCAATTTATTTACTACTTATAAAATAGGAGATTTTAAAATAGGTGCTGGATTAAATTATAAAAGTAGATTTTACACAGGAGAAGGGAAAAGCCTAATAGAACAAAAAAGTTACATTCTAACAAATGCCTTATTAGCTTATGATGTAGATAAAAATTCAAAAATTCAATTAAATATAAATAATATATTTGATAAAAAATATTACGAAGGTATTGGAAGTGATGGAATGATTTATGGTGCACCAAGAAATGGATTTTTAACATATAAATACATTTTCTAA
- a CDS encoding methyl-accepting chemotaxis protein, whose protein sequence is MLEIITKKISNKIIVALFILMSLSSLTIIFVTTSKVTEDSIVKTKENLEMLNAAMFQSLRNAMNTGDPVQIAKAEEDARQIKGVRNLTVAKSKSLMELYPSNEAYTTDETILSTFESKKPLLLQTDDKNGHTLRMVKPMIATSECLMCHANQNEGDVIGVMDLTFSLDEADKKIKSLVTGIAFISILLAIITIALIFFIVKKATNPIGKLKDGFENLLNSNDTNITLNVESKDEIGEVANLFNAYMDKVRAGLKQDEKVIEEASDVLEKTANGFFVYKVNGKASNPHVEDLKNKLNSMILKTNETVGKINEALRYYSESKYDFVINDDGIYGNLGSLTSGIKLVGNNTSEILAMVMNTGNSLNENTKILSGASNNLSTSSNQQAASLEETAAALEEITATIQANTQATTDMSKLAQNVTHSAKNGQELANLTAKSMDDINVEVSSINEAIEVIDQIAFQTNILSLNAAVEAATAGEAGKGFAVVAQEVRNLANRSAEAAREIKNIVELASKKAKEGKEISDNMINGYKELNENISNTIVTIDKVANASKEQERGIVQINDAINMLDQATQKNAQVADQISTMASNIALMSNSLVTAAARANFLKDSLDKVCDVDLVYDTALLKVDLLNTKDSVYGKLGDYKAFKIEENQSLKDWCEKHVNSGKRIDMEIMKNIEELNIKFHKNLQELVDANSNKEKNEELNKKAKDVEMDALRIFGNLNNVKREACKK, encoded by the coding sequence ATGTTAGAAATAATAACAAAAAAGATAAGTAATAAAATTATCGTAGCATTATTTATATTAATGTCTTTAAGTAGCTTAACAATTATATTTGTTACTACCTCAAAAGTAACAGAAGATTCTATAGTAAAAACAAAAGAAAACTTGGAAATGCTAAATGCAGCAATGTTTCAAAGTCTAAGAAATGCTATGAATACAGGAGATCCTGTTCAAATTGCAAAAGCTGAAGAAGATGCAAGACAAATAAAAGGTGTACGAAATTTAACTGTTGCTAAAAGTAAATCTTTAATGGAACTTTATCCTTCAAATGAAGCTTATACAACAGATGAAACAATACTTAGTACTTTTGAATCAAAAAAACCTTTATTATTACAAACGGATGACAAAAATGGACATACATTAAGAATGGTAAAACCAATGATTGCAACAAGTGAATGTTTAATGTGTCATGCAAATCAAAATGAAGGTGATGTAATAGGAGTAATGGATTTAACTTTTTCTTTAGATGAAGCAGATAAAAAAATTAAAAGTTTAGTTACTGGGATAGCATTTATTTCTATTCTTCTTGCAATTATAACAATAGCATTGATATTTTTTATAGTAAAAAAAGCGACAAATCCAATAGGAAAATTAAAAGATGGATTTGAAAATTTATTAAATTCAAACGATACAAACATTACTTTAAATGTAGAATCAAAAGATGAAATAGGTGAAGTTGCTAATTTATTTAATGCTTACATGGATAAAGTGCGAGCTGGCTTAAAACAAGATGAAAAAGTAATTGAAGAAGCGAGTGATGTATTAGAAAAAACGGCAAATGGATTCTTCGTTTATAAAGTTAATGGGAAAGCTTCTAACCCTCATGTTGAAGATTTAAAAAATAAATTAAATTCAATGATTTTAAAAACAAATGAAACAGTTGGTAAAATAAATGAAGCTTTGAGATATTATTCTGAATCAAAATATGATTTTGTAATAAATGATGATGGAATTTATGGTAATTTAGGTTCCCTAACTTCTGGGATTAAACTTGTAGGGAATAATACTTCAGAAATTTTAGCAATGGTTATGAATACTGGAAATTCATTAAATGAAAATACAAAAATATTATCTGGTGCATCAAATAATTTATCAACATCTTCAAATCAACAAGCAGCATCTTTGGAAGAAACAGCTGCAGCGTTAGAAGAAATAACAGCGACAATTCAAGCAAATACTCAAGCAACAACAGATATGTCAAAACTTGCACAAAATGTTACACATTCTGCAAAAAATGGTCAAGAATTAGCTAATTTAACAGCAAAATCAATGGATGATATAAATGTAGAAGTAAGTTCAATAAATGAAGCAATAGAAGTAATTGATCAAATTGCATTCCAAACAAATATTCTTTCACTTAATGCAGCAGTTGAAGCAGCAACTGCTGGCGAAGCAGGAAAAGGATTTGCAGTTGTTGCACAAGAAGTGCGAAATCTAGCAAATAGAAGTGCAGAAGCTGCACGTGAAATAAAAAATATAGTAGAACTTGCAAGTAAAAAAGCAAAAGAAGGGAAAGAAATTTCTGATAATATGATAAATGGTTATAAAGAATTAAATGAAAATATTTCAAATACAATTGTAACTATTGATAAAGTAGCAAACGCTTCAAAAGAGCAAGAAAGAGGAATTGTTCAAATAAATGATGCAATAAATATGTTAGATCAAGCAACACAAAAAAATGCACAAGTTGCAGATCAAATATCGACAATGGCATCAAATATAGCATTAATGTCAAACTCTCTTGTTACAGCTGCTGCAAGAGCTAATTTCTTAAAAGATTCATTAGATAAAGTTTGTGATGTAGATCTAGTTTATGATACAGCTTTACTAAAAGTAGATTTACTAAATACAAAAGATAGTGTTTATGGGAAGTTAGGTGATTATAAAGCCTTTAAAATAGAAGAAAATCAAAGCTTAAAAGATTGGTGTGAAAAGCATGTAAATTCAGGAAAAAGAATTGATATGGAAATAATGAAAAATATAGAAGAATTAAATATAAAATTCCATAAAAATCTTCAAGAACTTGTAGATGCAAACTCAAATAAAGAAAAAAATGAAGAACTAAATAAAAAAGCTAAAGATGTTGAAATGGATGCATTACGAATCTTTGGTAATTTAAATAATGTAAAAAGAGAAGCTTGTAAAAAATAA
- the ruvA gene encoding Holliday junction branch migration protein RuvA — MIVGLVGKITKKEPTLLNINVNGIIYEVFVSINCSSKIISDDVKLEITHIIREDSQSLYGFLDSNEKKLFDTVIKINGVGPKVALAICSTFTPTSFAQIVNENDVSMLKRVPGIGPKGASRILVELSGFIVDSNDSDDSSSLSSSFEAALALESLGFKKDIVTKILKTCVSSNTSDLVKEALKKLQK, encoded by the coding sequence ATGATTGTAGGGCTTGTAGGAAAAATAACAAAGAAAGAACCGACGTTATTAAACATTAATGTAAATGGAATTATTTATGAAGTATTTGTATCAATTAATTGTAGTTCAAAAATTATTTCAGATGATGTGAAATTAGAAATAACTCACATAATAAGAGAAGATTCTCAGTCTTTATATGGTTTTTTAGATTCAAATGAAAAAAAACTTTTTGATACAGTTATTAAAATAAATGGAGTTGGTCCAAAAGTTGCACTTGCAATTTGCTCCACTTTCACACCAACATCATTTGCTCAAATCGTAAATGAAAATGATGTCTCAATGTTGAAAAGAGTTCCTGGAATTGGACCTAAAGGTGCTAGTCGAATTTTAGTAGAATTATCTGGATTTATTGTAGATTCTAATGACAGTGATGACAGTTCTAGTTTATCTTCATCATTTGAAGCGGCTCTTGCTTTAGAATCTCTAGGATTTAAAAAAGATATTGTAACTAAAATTTTAAAAACTTGTGTTAGCTCAAATACGAGTGATTTAGTAAAAGAAGCATTAAAAAAATTACAAAAATAA
- a CDS encoding D-alanine--D-alanine ligase yields the protein MKVAIVFGGVSFEHEISIVSAIAMKDVLKEELIYLFLDPSRNMYHIPTNIIKSKLFSSGDYKKFEKVYFQKGGFYKKGGFLSKDKEVDFDVVLNLSHGGDGEDGILSSVLDFYDIPFIAPRTEACVISSNKFLTKGYASSVEVNTLDYKYYTKGEIVCVDSFPVILKPVKLGSSIGVSIVKSQEELEYALDVAYEFDNAVIIEPFISGVKEYNLAGTKVNGEFRFSIIEEPQKAEFLDFDKKYLDFSRTSKAKEVDLGEKLNTQIKESFKRLYNTLFEGSIIRCDFFVVDDKVYLNEINSIPGSMANYLFEDFANLFEEVANNLPQKKHIPITYEYVNKIHASKGK from the coding sequence ATGAAAGTAGCTATAGTTTTTGGTGGTGTTAGTTTCGAACATGAAATTTCAATTGTAAGTGCAATTGCAATGAAAGATGTTTTAAAAGAAGAATTAATTTATCTTTTTTTAGATCCTTCAAGAAATATGTATCATATCCCCACTAATATTATAAAATCAAAGCTATTTAGTTCAGGTGATTATAAAAAATTTGAAAAAGTTTATTTTCAAAAAGGTGGATTTTATAAAAAAGGTGGATTTCTTTCAAAAGATAAAGAAGTTGATTTTGATGTCGTTTTAAACCTTTCTCACGGTGGAGATGGTGAAGATGGTATTTTATCATCAGTATTAGATTTTTATGATATTCCTTTTATTGCTCCAAGAACAGAAGCTTGTGTTATAAGTTCAAATAAATTTTTAACAAAAGGTTATGCTTCAAGTGTAGAAGTAAATACTTTAGATTACAAATATTATACAAAAGGTGAAATTGTTTGTGTAGATTCTTTTCCTGTAATATTAAAGCCAGTTAAATTAGGAAGTTCAATAGGTGTTTCTATTGTTAAATCGCAAGAAGAGTTAGAATACGCACTTGATGTGGCTTATGAATTTGATAATGCAGTTATAATTGAACCATTTATTAGTGGTGTAAAAGAATATAACTTAGCTGGAACAAAAGTAAATGGGGAATTTAGATTTTCAATTATTGAAGAACCACAAAAAGCTGAGTTTTTAGATTTTGATAAGAAATATTTAGATTTTTCAAGAACTTCAAAAGCAAAAGAGGTTGATTTAGGTGAAAAATTAAATACACAGATAAAAGAATCATTTAAAAGACTTTATAATACATTATTTGAAGGTTCAATTATCAGATGTGATTTTTTTGTTGTAGATGATAAAGTATATTTAAATGAAATAAATTCTATACCTGGATCTATGGCAAATTATTTATTTGAAGATTTTGCAAATTTATTTGAAGAAGTTGCAAATAATTTACCTCAGAAAAAGCACATTCCAATAACTTATGAATATGTAAATAAAATACACGCAAGTAAGGGAAAATAA
- a CDS encoding alpha/beta fold hydrolase, which produces MATKSLTINNKFFEISYEIVNPTATKDMVFLHGWGSNKDIMKNVFSSYLKNFRHIYIDFPGFGKSKNEYVLNTNDYANITNEFLKLLNSSKDVIVGHSYGGKIATLLNPKNLVLLSSAGILEEKPFDVKIKIFFAKVLNFLGLKNLTKRFRSKDVNTMSENMYATFKNVVNEDLSSSFSNFSNNALIFWGEKDSATSLESGKKIANLIKKSTFISYDGDHFFFAKNAKDITTRIENGIC; this is translated from the coding sequence TTGGCAACAAAAAGTTTAACTATTAATAACAAATTTTTTGAAATTTCATATGAAATTGTAAATCCAACTGCAACTAAAGATATGGTTTTTTTACATGGTTGGGGTTCCAATAAAGATATTATGAAAAATGTATTTTCTTCTTATTTGAAAAATTTTAGACATATTTATATAGATTTTCCAGGTTTTGGAAAAAGTAAAAATGAATATGTTTTAAATACAAATGATTATGCAAATATTACAAATGAGTTTTTAAAACTTTTAAACTCATCAAAAGATGTGATAGTTGGTCATTCTTATGGTGGGAAAATTGCTACATTACTTAATCCAAAGAATCTTGTACTTTTAAGTAGTGCAGGGATTTTAGAAGAAAAACCATTTGATGTGAAAATTAAAATATTTTTTGCAAAAGTGTTAAATTTTTTAGGATTAAAAAATTTAACAAAAAGATTTCGAAGTAAAGATGTAAATACAATGAGTGAAAATATGTATGCCACATTTAAAAATGTTGTAAACGAAGATTTATCATCAAGTTTTTCAAATTTTTCAAATAATGCTTTGATTTTTTGGGGTGAAAAAGATAGTGCTACTTCATTGGAATCAGGTAAAAAAATAGCAAATTTAATAAAAAAATCAACATTTATATCATATGATGGTGATCACTTCTTCTTTGCTAAAAATGCAAAAGATATTACAACGAGAATCGAAAATGGAATATGTTAA
- a CDS encoding Mur ligase family protein: protein MEYVNIITHIILIMALGWYLITNLQWYNYKLERVVFKHHKWQWHITYFLSPIVLFYIIPEPYFAIYFFIVYMTSFVLWNKKLDRPVVLTARVKRFLAILLFSTFAITALCLSNENCTNMFVFTPLILTYAISTIMEKIFFISFKHKGKQRLQSIAGLRTIAITASFGKTSIKNYLYHILKNKFKVYKTPRSVNTIAGIVLDVNRDVPLDTQIYIAEAGARVKGDIEEITMFLEPQICIIGSVGEQHIEYFKTLDNIIHTKMELLKSPKMKRGFVHESVPIKDYPTITKFPNNLHITKSNLDGIWFDVEVAGNIEHFHAPILGSFNAINLTAVILVSHYLGMTIPEIKVALTTLPQVEHRLQKIEANGKVIIDDSFNGNLEGMLEAINICSNHKGRKVIITPGLVESTDEANILLAKAINDTFDFVILTGSLNTHLFIANIDKEKVHILKDKAQMEVTLAKTTRVGDLILFANDAPNFI from the coding sequence ATGGAATATGTTAATATAATTACACACATAATATTGATTATGGCATTAGGTTGGTATTTAATTACTAATTTACAATGGTATAACTATAAGTTAGAAAGAGTTGTTTTTAAACATCATAAATGGCAATGGCACATAACATATTTTTTATCACCAATAGTTTTATTTTATATTATTCCTGAGCCTTATTTTGCAATTTACTTTTTTATTGTTTACATGACAAGTTTTGTTTTATGGAATAAAAAACTAGATAGACCAGTAGTTTTAACAGCTCGTGTAAAAAGATTTTTAGCTATTTTACTTTTTTCAACTTTTGCAATAACAGCACTTTGTTTATCAAATGAAAATTGTACAAATATGTTTGTTTTTACTCCACTAATTTTGACTTATGCAATTTCAACTATTATGGAAAAAATATTCTTTATTTCATTTAAACACAAAGGGAAACAAAGACTTCAAAGTATAGCGGGTTTACGAACAATAGCTATAACAGCTTCATTTGGAAAAACATCAATTAAAAATTATTTATACCATATTTTAAAAAATAAATTTAAGGTTTACAAAACTCCAAGAAGTGTAAATACAATAGCTGGAATAGTTCTTGATGTAAATAGAGATGTTCCACTTGATACACAAATATATATAGCAGAAGCAGGAGCTAGAGTAAAAGGTGATATTGAAGAAATTACAATGTTTTTAGAACCTCAAATCTGTATTATTGGAAGTGTTGGAGAACAGCATATTGAGTATTTTAAAACCTTGGATAATATAATACATACAAAAATGGAACTTTTAAAATCTCCAAAAATGAAAAGAGGATTTGTTCATGAATCTGTTCCAATAAAAGATTACCCAACTATTACAAAATTCCCAAATAATTTGCATATTACAAAAAGTAATTTAGATGGAATATGGTTTGATGTTGAAGTTGCTGGAAATATTGAACATTTTCATGCTCCAATTTTAGGAAGTTTTAATGCAATAAATTTAACAGCAGTGATTTTGGTATCTCATTATTTAGGAATGACAATTCCAGAAATTAAAGTTGCACTTACAACTTTACCTCAAGTTGAGCATAGACTTCAAAAGATTGAAGCAAATGGAAAAGTAATAATAGATGATTCATTTAATGGGAATTTAGAAGGAATGCTTGAAGCCATAAATATTTGTTCAAATCATAAAGGAAGAAAAGTAATAATAACTCCAGGACTTGTAGAATCTACAGATGAAGCAAATATTCTTTTGGCAAAAGCAATAAATGATACTTTTGATTTTGTTATTTTAACAGGAAGTTTAAATACACATTTATTTATAGCAAATATTGATAAAGAAAAAGTTCATATTTTAAAAGATAAAGCTCAAATGGAAGTAACATTAGCTAAAACTACAAGAGTTGGTGATTTGATTTTATTTGCAAATGATGCACCAAATTTTATATAG
- a CDS encoding HIT family protein, whose product MEHLYAPWRYDYVSEEKIEGCVFCHIGKNLEDEKLQVLFSDEYCYVVMNKFPYSPGHMMVIPFFHTDKIEELDENTWQAMSKRVRQGVKLLKEIMPCEGVNIGMNLGKAAGAGIEQHVHYHMLPRWLGDTNFISSIGGIRVYPASFEEIFNKLKLNAPKYFL is encoded by the coding sequence ATGGAACATTTATATGCACCTTGGCGATATGATTATGTAAGTGAAGAAAAAATTGAAGGTTGTGTTTTTTGTCATATAGGAAAAAATTTAGAGGATGAAAAATTACAAGTTTTATTTAGTGATGAATATTGTTACGTTGTAATGAATAAATTTCCATATAGTCCAGGGCATATGATGGTTATTCCTTTTTTTCATACTGATAAAATTGAAGAATTAGATGAAAATACTTGGCAAGCTATGAGTAAAAGAGTAAGACAAGGTGTTAAACTTTTAAAAGAAATTATGCCATGTGAAGGTGTAAATATTGGGATGAATTTAGGAAAAGCAGCAGGTGCTGGAATCGAACAACATGTTCATTATCATATGTTACCAAGATGGCTTGGTGATACAAATTTTATAAGTTCTATTGGAGGAATAAGAGTTTATCCTGCTTCTTTTGAAGAAATTTTTAATAAACTTAAATTAAATGCTCCTAAATATTTTTTATAA
- a CDS encoding ABC transporter permease, translated as MKNFIKSFYTNNFIYKGKEKLSKLTILALIILDIFVLSTLFQGIDFQTKVINNPNTKFPYDCQDVITYSSSMDDFNSYLYNNYNYDSKYQNIKDLEVDERCNTIFDKVELIKNKIDIKNLKKQNEELNNKSYNLSNQLTYLKDNYNTILFEKMSEQEIDKSIIKGEVSAENIKEKYELLTKELESIDKEKEKLSNEFKEENLVKDLISYLALNKDTILIDIEKAQKFYSIKYELVILLFLIPLVAIFFYLMKRYLHKDKYILYIIFKNILIVTLIPTFISFFSLINIFIPKIFLEKVLMFFYSLEIPFIVYYLAIAIAVLIFIFIIIKIQKKFKEDNEKLKNNNISIIDAYNKNICIKCGNRVDFTLMNYCPCCQNQLKIECKSCHANTIKGLDYCSNCGSNIEK; from the coding sequence ATGAAAAATTTTATTAAAAGTTTTTATACAAATAATTTTATCTATAAAGGTAAAGAAAAGTTATCTAAACTTACAATTTTAGCTCTTATTATTTTAGATATATTTGTACTAAGTACACTTTTCCAAGGAATAGATTTTCAAACTAAAGTTATAAATAATCCAAATACAAAATTCCCTTATGATTGTCAAGATGTTATAACTTATAGTTCTAGTATGGATGATTTTAATAGTTATCTATATAATAACTATAATTATGATTCAAAATACCAAAACATCAAAGATTTAGAAGTAGATGAAAGATGTAATACAATATTTGATAAAGTTGAATTGATTAAAAATAAAATTGATATTAAAAACTTAAAAAAACAAAATGAAGAACTAAATAATAAATCTTATAATTTAAGCAATCAGTTAACATATTTAAAAGATAACTACAATACTATTTTATTTGAAAAAATGAGTGAACAAGAGATCGATAAATCAATCATAAAAGGTGAAGTCTCAGCAGAAAATATAAAAGAAAAATATGAATTATTAACAAAAGAGTTAGAATCAATTGATAAAGAAAAAGAAAAATTATCAAATGAATTTAAAGAAGAAAATTTAGTAAAAGATTTGATAAGTTATTTAGCTTTAAATAAAGATACAATTTTAATTGATATTGAAAAAGCACAAAAGTTTTATTCTATAAAATATGAATTAGTAATATTATTATTTTTAATTCCTTTAGTAGCTATTTTCTTTTATTTAATGAAAAGATATCTTCATAAAGATAAATATATTTTGTATATTATTTTTAAAAATATTTTAATAGTAACTTTAATACCAACTTTTATCTCATTTTTTAGTTTGATAAATATTTTTATTCCTAAAATATTTCTTGAAAAAGTATTGATGTTTTTTTATAGTTTAGAAATACCTTTTATAGTTTATTATTTAGCTATTGCAATTGCTGTTTTGATATTTATTTTTATAATAATAAAAATACAAAAAAAATTTAAAGAAGATAATGAAAAATTAAAAAATAACAATATATCAATAATAGATGCCTATAATAAGAATATTTGTATAAAATGTGGAAATAGGGTAGATTTTACTCTTATGAATTACTGTCCTTGTTGTCAAAATCAACTAAAAATAGAGTGCAAAAGTTGTCATGCAAATACTATAAAAGGTTTGGATTATTGCTCTAATTGCGGTTCAAATATAGAAAAATAA